One Thermodesulfobacteriota bacterium genomic window carries:
- a CDS encoding aminotransferase class I/II-fold pyridoxal phosphate-dependent enzyme, translating to MQDTVEEFSLIQRLPPYVFAIVNDIKSKARARGEDIIDMGMGNPDQPTPKHIVDKLVEASRSPKNHRYSASAGIPKLRLAICNWYKRNYGVALDPESEAVVTIGSKEGISHLILSIIAPGDTVIVPNPSYPIHSYSVIIARGEVQSVPLIEGQDFIESIDQTVREVWPKPKVLIISFPNNPTTRVVDLNFFKDITELAREFGLIVVHDFAYADLCFDGYKAPSFLEAPGAKEVGVEFYSLSKSYSMPGWRVGFMVGNSQVISALKRVKSYLDYGIFQPIQIAGILALNGPQDCVNQIRERYKLRRDKLIEGLTRSGWEIAKPKGTMFVWAEIPERFKKIGSLEFSKLLIEQAKVAVSPGIGFGTYGEGFVRFALVENEQRIMQAVRGIRKVLSNSI from the coding sequence ATGCAGGATACAGTTGAAGAATTTTCTCTAATTCAAAGGCTGCCCCCCTATGTGTTTGCAATTGTAAATGATATTAAATCGAAGGCGCGGGCAAGGGGAGAAGATATCATAGATATGGGGATGGGCAATCCCGATCAACCAACCCCAAAGCACATAGTTGATAAACTAGTTGAGGCTTCGCGGAGTCCCAAAAATCACCGGTACTCTGCTTCTGCGGGTATCCCAAAATTGAGACTTGCTATCTGTAATTGGTATAAGAGAAACTATGGGGTTGCTCTCGATCCTGAGTCTGAAGCAGTCGTAACAATTGGCTCAAAAGAGGGTATTTCTCATTTGATTCTTTCTATTATCGCACCTGGAGATACAGTAATAGTCCCCAATCCGTCTTACCCGATTCATTCATATTCGGTAATAATTGCTAGGGGAGAAGTTCAAAGCGTGCCTCTTATAGAAGGTCAGGATTTTATTGAGTCTATAGACCAAACTGTTAGAGAGGTTTGGCCTAAACCCAAGGTATTGATAATATCTTTTCCCAACAATCCAACCACCCGTGTTGTGGACCTCAATTTCTTTAAAGATATCACAGAACTCGCTAGGGAATTTGGATTGATTGTCGTTCACGATTTTGCTTATGCTGATCTATGTTTTGATGGATACAAGGCTCCAAGCTTTCTTGAAGCACCTGGTGCAAAAGAGGTAGGTGTGGAATTCTATTCGCTTTCAAAGAGCTATAGCATGCCTGGGTGGCGAGTTGGTTTTATGGTGGGAAATTCTCAAGTAATATCTGCTCTAAAGAGGGTTAAAAGTTATCTCGACTATGGTATTTTTCAACCGATTCAAATTGCTGGGATTTTGGCATTGAATGGCCCACAGGATTGCGTTAATCAGATTAGAGAGAGATATAAGTTGAGGAGGGATAAGCTTATTGAGGGTCTTACACGATCCGGGTGGGAAATTGCAAAACCAAAGGGAACGATGTTCGTATGGGCAGAGATTCCTGAGAGATTTAAAAAAATTGGTTCTCTTGAATTCTCTAAGTTGCTAATTGAGCAGGCAAAAGTTGCTGTATCCCCGGGTATCGGCTTTGGAACATATGGTGAGGGTTTTGTGAGGTTTGCCCTTGTTGAGAATGAGCAACGTATAATGCAGGCTGTCAGGGGGATTAGAAAGGTATTATCAAATAGTATCTAG
- the bamA gene encoding outer membrane protein assembly factor BamA yields the protein MYKLLRNPILLTIFFYNISLFSNNSFAENNSLNNDSEVIRISGIKIEGAKAISAKKIKESIATEFPSLKPWIKKPEFDEEVLKDDMLRIKSLYANNGYYDATAEYKLKLNEKENNVDITIIIKEGEHVIVTVLEFDYKEQVDDKTKKLILKSVPLKINKAFSAKDYEATKDVISEHLSDDGYPKAEIKGEALVNRKGKWAKVSYKINPGPLYRFGSIRIEGNEKAKKSLIEREILYKNGEIYSEQKIDDTQSKIFQLGVFRSVLIDTNFNEENKTADTLIRLSERDFGTVKIGGGFGTEDKLRGQIVWTQRNLFGSGRTLQTSAKASFITQRFQTELIQPYIVGRNSALSTSLNIARDDVPSFEGTTLLSATTVRKSFKRKYSTFGSFNIQYAKIDSSTTRTPQEQSSDNVFLTFFNFGFDRITTDNALNPTRGTSLSVGLESSFRALASDVNYLKGIIDLRGYKTISDIVFAKRLSLGVIQPFGSTGTFDVPIFKRFFAGGSTSMRGFPFQKLGPLARNDDPLGGNSFLIGSFEARYPIYKGLGGAVFFDYGNVYARQWNFKLGEMKYAPGAGLRYDTIIGPVRFDVGYALNPEPGIKRVQFWISIGQAF from the coding sequence ATGTACAAACTACTGAGAAATCCTATTTTACTAACGATATTTTTTTATAATATCTCTTTATTTTCAAATAACTCCTTCGCCGAAAATAACTCTCTTAACAATGACTCTGAAGTAATTAGAATTTCAGGAATTAAAATTGAAGGTGCTAAGGCTATTTCCGCAAAAAAAATTAAAGAAAGTATAGCAACCGAGTTTCCTTCGTTAAAGCCATGGATAAAAAAACCCGAGTTTGATGAAGAAGTCCTGAAAGATGACATGCTTCGAATTAAATCCCTGTATGCGAACAATGGATATTATGATGCGACAGCAGAATACAAATTAAAGTTAAATGAAAAGGAAAACAATGTAGATATCACAATCATCATTAAAGAGGGAGAACATGTCATCGTTACCGTATTAGAATTTGATTATAAAGAACAAGTTGACGATAAAACCAAAAAACTGATTTTAAAATCGGTACCGCTGAAGATAAATAAGGCATTTTCAGCAAAAGACTACGAAGCAACGAAGGATGTTATATCGGAACACTTATCTGATGATGGATACCCAAAGGCGGAAATCAAGGGTGAGGCACTCGTAAACAGAAAGGGAAAATGGGCAAAGGTTAGTTATAAAATTAACCCTGGACCACTTTACAGATTCGGTTCAATAAGGATCGAAGGTAACGAAAAAGCAAAAAAATCATTAATCGAGAGGGAGATCTTATATAAAAATGGCGAGATATACTCCGAACAGAAAATAGACGATACACAGAGCAAGATATTTCAATTAGGTGTATTTAGATCAGTGCTCATAGATACGAATTTTAATGAAGAAAATAAGACCGCAGATACCTTAATCAGATTGTCGGAGAGAGATTTTGGAACAGTGAAAATAGGTGGAGGATTTGGTACTGAGGATAAGTTAAGAGGGCAAATCGTTTGGACTCAGAGAAATTTATTTGGCAGTGGAAGAACTCTTCAAACATCTGCTAAAGCCTCATTTATAACTCAAAGGTTCCAAACGGAATTGATTCAACCGTATATAGTTGGCAGAAATTCGGCGCTCTCCACAAGTCTTAATATAGCTAGAGACGACGTACCAAGCTTTGAAGGCACAACACTTCTTAGCGCGACTACGGTGAGAAAAAGTTTTAAAAGAAAATACAGTACATTTGGGTCTTTTAATATACAATACGCAAAGATTGACAGCAGTACAACTAGGACACCCCAAGAACAGAGCAGTGATAACGTCTTTCTAACATTTTTCAACTTCGGATTTGATAGAATTACGACCGATAACGCACTAAACCCCACAAGGGGGACATCATTGTCTGTAGGTCTAGAATCGTCATTCAGAGCACTCGCTTCTGATGTAAATTACTTAAAGGGTATAATCGACCTCAGAGGTTATAAGACTATTTCAGATATAGTTTTTGCAAAAAGGCTCAGTCTCGGGGTAATTCAACCATTTGGATCTACGGGCACATTCGATGTGCCGATATTCAAAAGATTTTTTGCAGGTGGTAGCACCAGCATGAGGGGATTTCCTTTCCAAAAGCTTGGCCCTCTTGCCAGGAACGATGATCCACTTGGAGGAAATTCGTTCCTCATCGGAAGCTTCGAGGCAAGATATCCAATTTACAAGGGTCTCGGCGGGGCGGTTTTTTTCGATTATGGAAACGTCTATGCAAGGCAATGGAACTTTAAACTAGGTGAGATGAAATACGCACCGGGTGCCGGTCTGAGGTATGACACCATAATTGGACCGGTCAGATTTGATGTTGGTTATGCACTCAACCCTGAGCCAGGGATCAAGAGGGTTCAGTTTTGGATCAGCATAGGTCAGGCATTCTGA
- a CDS encoding septal ring lytic transglycosylase RlpA family protein — protein MILKLVLLIFLLSVQFYQNKSFALENHSNIGLASWYGIEFQGKITASGRLFDMHKFTAAHKFLPFGTIVKVVNLRNGKEVIVNIIDRGPFSKKRIIDLSHAAAKTIGLVKRGIARVKIEVISSP, from the coding sequence ATGATACTAAAATTGGTCTTGCTAATTTTTCTTCTTTCTGTTCAATTTTATCAAAATAAAAGTTTTGCTCTTGAGAATCATTCAAATATTGGACTTGCTTCCTGGTATGGGATCGAGTTTCAGGGAAAAATAACAGCCAGTGGAAGGCTCTTCGATATGCACAAATTTACAGCAGCCCACAAATTCTTACCATTCGGGACGATAGTTAAAGTTGTCAATCTACGTAACGGTAAGGAAGTCATTGTAAACATAATCGATAGAGGTCCATTTTCGAAAAAACGGATTATTGACCTCTCACATGCTGCTGCCAAGACTATCGGATTGGTGAAGAGGGGAATTGCAAGAGTAAAGATCGAAGTAATTTCTTCTCCATGA
- a CDS encoding LysM peptidoglycan-binding domain-containing protein, whose product MLSRYPCVLSLIILILFGCARNNYNQSSLSSGITLYGVPNGKGSEVPLGMDSLGRKYALPSESEDLFVKDKDSRFFLLEPNSQTWRAYYYFFYLRDEIFENYPEYDPKRKQLPVVMNSRVTYYMGYFQTSGRKFFEKWLQRSGQYIPMMSEILQNKGLPPDLVYLAMIESGFNVRAKSHAAAVGPWQFIRPTALRYGLRVDSWVDERMDPEKSTIAAASYLGDLYEMFQSWELAAAGYNCGEHRVQAAIDTYNIYDYWLISDLALPKETQDYVPKLMAALIIAKDPQKYGFTGIYYSEPLRYEKVSVPAQKNLTDIARIIGASNYTLMELNPNLMHGVTPPGGLYEIKVPPGYGRIVASRQLEISSLRTIASIGYSGSGNSLRYRVNRGDSLGKISNRYNVSVSSIKKANSLRGSTITVGQVLTIPGRGYTPGGDYGYASNDRVTVRYRVNSGDTLGAIAARHQVGISTIKRANNLKGSTIFVGQVLGIPGAVTPKYVASSTASGKYRVSRGDTLGKIAERHGVSVSSIKSANNIKGSTIMAGQTIRIPGTNGSGTGSASDSKATVKYKVNRGDTIGTIARRYGVSVSSVKSANNISGSKIMVGQTLTIPGGSGRSYSSSAGSTPVKYKVKSGDTLGTIAVGHGVSVASIKSANGLKGSTIRVGQALNIPNGKRVAVNSPTRTRSSVSHRVRKGETLWKIAGQYDVSVSDLKKWNNLKTTKLVAGERLSINMD is encoded by the coding sequence ATGCTTTCACGGTATCCCTGTGTTCTAAGCCTCATAATACTAATTCTATTTGGTTGTGCACGTAATAACTATAATCAATCATCGTTATCAAGTGGAATTACTCTGTATGGAGTTCCGAATGGGAAAGGATCAGAAGTCCCTCTTGGAATGGATTCATTAGGGAGGAAATACGCTCTTCCATCAGAAAGCGAGGATTTATTTGTAAAAGACAAGGATTCGCGTTTTTTTCTTCTAGAACCTAATTCTCAAACTTGGAGAGCCTATTATTATTTCTTCTATCTCAGGGATGAGATTTTTGAAAACTACCCTGAGTATGATCCCAAAAGGAAACAGTTACCTGTGGTCATGAATTCCAGGGTCACGTACTATATGGGTTATTTTCAAACATCGGGTCGCAAGTTTTTTGAGAAATGGCTTCAGAGATCTGGGCAGTATATACCAATGATGTCTGAGATCTTGCAGAATAAGGGATTGCCACCTGACTTAGTGTACCTAGCCATGATTGAGAGTGGATTTAACGTCAGGGCAAAATCTCACGCGGCTGCCGTGGGACCATGGCAATTTATAAGACCTACGGCATTACGATATGGACTCAGGGTCGATTCATGGGTTGATGAGAGAATGGATCCTGAAAAATCTACTATTGCAGCTGCAAGTTATCTCGGTGACCTCTATGAAATGTTTCAGTCTTGGGAACTTGCCGCTGCAGGTTATAATTGTGGAGAACACAGGGTTCAGGCAGCCATTGATACATATAATATCTATGATTATTGGTTGATTTCAGATCTTGCCCTTCCGAAGGAAACACAGGATTATGTTCCAAAGCTCATGGCAGCATTGATAATTGCAAAGGATCCTCAAAAGTATGGTTTTACTGGTATATATTACAGTGAGCCATTGAGATACGAGAAGGTTTCTGTGCCAGCGCAAAAGAATCTTACTGATATTGCGAGGATTATCGGCGCTAGTAATTATACCCTTATGGAACTTAATCCTAATTTAATGCATGGTGTCACTCCGCCTGGAGGCTTATATGAAATTAAGGTCCCGCCTGGATATGGAAGGATCGTAGCTTCTAGACAGTTAGAAATCTCATCGCTGAGGACTATAGCCTCAATAGGTTATTCGGGCTCTGGTAATTCTCTAAGATACAGGGTTAATAGGGGCGACTCGCTCGGTAAGATATCTAACCGCTACAATGTCAGTGTGTCCTCGATAAAAAAAGCAAACAGTTTAAGGGGGTCAACTATCACGGTTGGTCAGGTTCTTACTATACCAGGCAGGGGCTATACTCCCGGTGGTGATTATGGTTATGCGAGTAATGATAGGGTTACGGTTAGATATAGGGTCAATAGCGGCGATACCCTTGGAGCAATAGCTGCAAGACACCAGGTAGGTATATCAACAATCAAGAGAGCAAATAACCTCAAGGGTTCTACGATATTTGTAGGTCAGGTTCTTGGCATACCAGGTGCCGTAACCCCAAAATATGTTGCGAGTAGTACCGCATCTGGTAAGTACAGGGTAAGTAGGGGAGATACATTAGGGAAAATCGCCGAACGCCATGGTGTGAGTGTATCTTCTATAAAATCTGCAAACAATATCAAGGGATCGACTATAATGGCTGGTCAGACCATTAGAATTCCCGGTACTAATGGCTCGGGCACTGGAAGCGCCAGTGATAGCAAAGCAACGGTTAAGTACAAGGTCAACCGTGGGGACACTATTGGTACAATCGCCAGACGTTATGGAGTGAGCGTCTCATCGGTAAAGTCTGCAAACAATATCAGTGGGTCGAAAATAATGGTAGGTCAGACGCTTACGATACCAGGTGGCTCTGGTCGCAGTTATTCGAGTTCAGCCGGTAGTACACCAGTAAAATACAAGGTTAAGAGTGGGGATACACTGGGGACGATAGCAGTAGGTCATGGTGTGAGTGTAGCCTCGATAAAATCAGCAAACGGTCTAAAGGGTTCCACAATAAGGGTGGGCCAAGCACTAAATATACCAAATGGAAAGAGGGTTGCTGTCAATTCACCTACCAGAACACGCAGTTCAGTTTCCCATCGTGTCAGGAAGGGTGAAACCCTCTGGAAGATCGCAGGCCAATATGATGTATCCGTATCCGACCTTAAAAAGTGGAACAACCTCAAGACTACCAAACTTGTCGCGGGTGAAAGGCTTAGTATCAATATGGATTAG
- a CDS encoding septal ring lytic transglycosylase RlpA family protein has product MERETGLLLLALPLLFSCAAFSKKSGDSAKGIKEHPIGENSQIGVASWYGIDEHGLPTATGERFSKNTLTAAHKTLPMGTMVRVTNLENGRDVIVKINDRGPFIEGRMIDLSYAAAKSIGLIRNGTANVKVEVISAPGRSSNFFDPKYTIQVASFSDKNNALMFKDELAHRIDEEVRVETFYIEGKYYYRVRIGHYEQRATAEELSLKLRNHGFTGKVILE; this is encoded by the coding sequence ATGGAAAGAGAAACTGGTCTCCTCCTATTGGCCCTGCCCCTCCTTTTTTCGTGTGCTGCATTTTCAAAAAAAAGCGGCGATTCTGCAAAAGGCATAAAAGAACATCCAATAGGTGAGAATTCTCAAATAGGCGTAGCATCATGGTATGGGATTGATGAGCACGGTTTGCCAACAGCTACCGGCGAACGATTTAGTAAGAACACTTTGACCGCAGCTCATAAGACCCTTCCAATGGGGACAATGGTGAGAGTGACTAATTTAGAAAATGGTAGAGATGTTATTGTCAAGATTAACGATCGGGGTCCCTTTATCGAAGGTCGTATGATAGACCTTTCATATGCAGCCGCAAAGTCAATCGGTCTAATAAGAAATGGGACCGCTAACGTAAAAGTAGAAGTAATCTCGGCCCCGGGACGGTCGAGTAATTTCTTTGATCCCAAATACACCATACAAGTGGCTTCCTTTAGCGATAAAAATAATGCTCTGATGTTCAAAGACGAGTTGGCTCATCGAATTGATGAAGAGGTAAGGGTAGAGACTTTTTATATAGAAGGAAAATACTATTACAGGGTAAGAATTGGACATTATGAGCAAAGAGCAACGGCTGAAGAACTTTCACTCAAGTTAAGGAACCATGGTTTTACGGGAAAGGTCATTTTGGAGTAA
- a CDS encoding translocation/assembly module TamB domain-containing protein, which produces MRSKILTTIGIFFLCLIILFIGFLIFTQTDFFRDTIKKAAERAVSSITNQKFTIGRIEGNLFNRINVKDIKFSIENEPFVYIAELSVDYSLPIILDRFMSFSKVIPVNDIRISGLDVNLIQYRDGNWNFQTLVSEKEKAVDEKDVKKEDVQTNWSIILSNFSLRNANIKIDERGKNEVANIDIRELELAVKLLGITKKIELELKKANVNAPKQHIELKELSANALYSKEKASIENLKGIINGAKVNFDGEAINLKQPEFRFQASAYGYNFEKIGAINAEIEGSGKYISPENFDAEIKINVPESKIFERKVRGSIEKIKMSGTDITINNANVKTEFGEAKFSGNADLKRLLAKHGTNDFGVKLSLQDISTSEVLTTLDRKIKKWPDILKNDLSATLNTSLNIEGSWKELDDFKVKATTERLTINGNSLGEIETKGTVEVTRLNVKLDLVSSLKNIDVASVLVQENLKSNITANLATKESIPIKGAFFDNFVASVKGEFLPSSFSGLRISDGKIDAVYSDNTLDVQTLFLNSDSFTFKTTGAKVKGKGVDLGYELKVNNLNLVSEFVPNANFKGTLKAQGKVQGKINRPKVTVSADVSDFEFDEKYKAKSIELRGKGSLDLNNPNLDAEITINKISIKDNNFESINLLAKSIGKDITAEISIIEDAVRQYQVDLKLKDLKSKEKKIEMGKLELNLDDKVLKNREIILITIAPKKLIVDKFNIHYNNSSAIANGLLVFNGMINADLNVSNLNLDEISGVLQLEPPLKGIASANIAMNGTVDALTIKANVNTQNLAYSKFESDNTNLNINYLDKRLELKFEIVKDKREIFSANGIINADLNLKNIVPNIKRGTLNFKISSNGVDLSPLAGLIEEIKQISGILIADLTVTGSVELPSMNGRLKLEDVDLRLHSLRNEFKIVSSLIEFQGQKGLLRSAEILSDGGKGTFSGEIDLDTLSYTINGTLDDLLIKPKAVSANIDGNIELKGSKGKISIEADLKIPRARIIIPDEPKKKLPEIKFVDEDEKEEFVIQDTKETDFFEDNVAMDVQASIPRNTWVKGRGANIEIKGTFDIKKEYGGHIKIFGTANTVRGSYKILGKLFTIRRGTVSFRGQDEINPLLDIQALYEVSNVNAFINIVGTAKKPEIKFSSDPPMQESDILSYIVFGTSTDKIGSGERNSLQGIATGIAGGIAVNELKGVLGEDLSPDVLRIGSGQGGTEIEVGKYLTENLYVSYQRGSQDSALGTSTLTTDWVFIEYEIFDFLTLDSQVGGENSGADLFYNFNF; this is translated from the coding sequence ATGCGTTCAAAAATCCTGACGACAATTGGCATATTCTTTTTATGCTTGATCATTTTATTTATTGGTTTCCTTATATTTACTCAAACAGATTTTTTCAGAGACACTATTAAAAAAGCTGCGGAAAGGGCCGTAAGTTCTATCACGAATCAGAAATTCACCATTGGCAGGATCGAAGGAAACCTTTTTAATAGAATTAATGTTAAAGATATTAAATTCTCAATCGAAAATGAACCGTTTGTCTATATAGCAGAGCTCTCGGTCGACTATTCACTCCCGATAATTCTCGATAGATTTATGTCATTCAGCAAGGTGATACCCGTGAATGACATTCGGATAAGTGGATTAGATGTAAACCTAATACAATACAGAGACGGCAATTGGAACTTCCAAACCCTTGTTTCGGAAAAGGAAAAGGCGGTAGATGAAAAAGATGTAAAAAAGGAAGATGTCCAAACTAACTGGAGCATCATCCTTTCGAACTTTTCACTTAGAAACGCCAATATAAAAATTGACGAACGTGGAAAAAACGAAGTCGCGAATATTGACATTCGTGAATTAGAGCTCGCCGTAAAGTTATTAGGCATTACCAAAAAAATTGAACTCGAATTGAAAAAGGCAAATGTAAATGCACCCAAACAACATATCGAACTGAAAGAGCTATCGGCAAATGCCTTATATTCGAAAGAAAAGGCAAGCATAGAAAACCTAAAGGGAATAATAAACGGAGCGAAAGTTAATTTCGATGGAGAGGCAATAAATCTCAAGCAGCCTGAATTTAGATTTCAGGCCTCCGCCTATGGTTACAATTTCGAAAAGATAGGTGCTATAAACGCAGAAATAGAGGGTTCAGGGAAGTATATAAGCCCCGAGAACTTCGATGCTGAGATAAAAATAAATGTGCCGGAATCAAAGATTTTCGAAAGAAAGGTTCGGGGCTCGATTGAAAAAATTAAAATGAGCGGTACCGATATTACGATAAATAATGCAAACGTCAAAACTGAATTTGGAGAGGCGAAATTCAGTGGCAATGCTGACCTAAAAAGATTATTGGCCAAGCATGGAACAAACGACTTTGGCGTTAAACTCTCTTTGCAAGATATAAGCACATCCGAAGTACTCACAACATTGGACAGAAAAATAAAAAAATGGCCAGATATATTAAAGAACGATCTTAGTGCAACTCTTAATACTAGTCTAAATATCGAGGGGTCTTGGAAGGAGCTTGATGACTTTAAAGTTAAAGCCACTACAGAGCGTTTGACCATAAATGGCAACAGCCTGGGCGAGATTGAAACAAAAGGGACGGTAGAAGTTACAAGGTTGAATGTCAAATTGGATTTGGTTTCATCTCTGAAGAATATAGATGTGGCATCTGTATTAGTTCAGGAGAATCTCAAAAGCAACATAACTGCGAACCTAGCAACTAAAGAGTCAATACCCATTAAAGGAGCCTTCTTTGATAATTTTGTAGCAAGCGTAAAGGGAGAGTTTCTTCCATCAAGCTTTTCAGGTTTAAGAATATCGGATGGAAAGATAGATGCGGTCTATAGCGATAATACATTGGATGTCCAAACACTTTTTTTAAACTCAGACTCCTTCACATTCAAGACAACAGGGGCAAAGGTAAAAGGTAAAGGTGTGGATTTGGGATATGAATTAAAGGTCAATAATCTGAACCTTGTTTCAGAATTCGTTCCCAATGCTAACTTCAAGGGCACACTAAAGGCGCAAGGGAAGGTTCAAGGGAAGATAAACAGACCAAAAGTTACAGTTTCAGCAGATGTTTCCGATTTTGAGTTCGACGAAAAATACAAAGCGAAATCTATAGAACTCAGGGGTAAGGGAAGTTTAGATCTAAATAACCCCAATCTTGATGCAGAGATAACAATCAATAAAATTTCAATCAAAGACAATAATTTTGAAAGCATCAATCTTCTTGCAAAAAGCATCGGAAAGGACATTACGGCGGAAATCTCTATCATAGAAGACGCTGTCCGACAATATCAGGTTGATCTGAAACTGAAAGACCTTAAATCCAAAGAAAAGAAAATAGAAATGGGCAAACTAGAGCTAAATCTTGATGATAAGGTTCTAAAAAATAGAGAAATTATATTAATTACTATAGCACCAAAAAAACTTATCGTAGACAAATTTAACATTCACTATAACAATAGCTCAGCTATTGCCAACGGACTCTTGGTTTTTAATGGCATGATTAACGCTGATTTAAATGTAAGTAATCTAAATCTTGATGAAATTTCGGGCGTCCTGCAACTTGAACCTCCATTAAAAGGCATTGCTTCCGCAAACATTGCAATGAATGGAACAGTAGATGCATTAACTATCAAAGCAAATGTTAATACTCAAAACCTTGCTTATAGTAAGTTTGAAAGCGACAACACTAACTTGAATATCAATTACCTGGATAAAAGACTCGAGCTCAAATTTGAAATTGTTAAAGACAAAAGAGAAATCTTTTCGGCAAACGGCATAATCAATGCAGATCTTAATTTAAAAAACATAGTCCCTAACATTAAAAGAGGTACTTTGAACTTCAAAATAAGTTCAAACGGGGTTGACCTAAGTCCACTCGCTGGTCTAATTGAAGAGATCAAACAAATAAGTGGAATTCTAATCGCTGATTTAACTGTCACGGGAAGCGTGGAGCTTCCCAGCATGAATGGCCGGTTAAAGCTTGAAGATGTTGATTTAAGGTTACATTCGCTCAGAAATGAATTTAAAATCGTCAGTTCACTTATCGAATTCCAGGGACAAAAGGGTTTGCTAAGATCTGCTGAAATATTATCAGACGGAGGTAAAGGCACATTTAGCGGTGAAATTGACCTTGATACACTCTCATATACCATCAATGGAACCCTGGATGATCTTCTAATCAAGCCGAAAGCTGTTTCCGCAAACATCGATGGAAACATTGAACTCAAGGGAAGCAAAGGGAAAATAAGTATTGAGGCTGACTTAAAAATTCCGAGGGCACGGATTATCATTCCTGATGAGCCAAAAAAAAAGTTGCCAGAAATCAAATTCGTAGATGAAGATGAGAAAGAGGAGTTTGTCATTCAGGACACCAAGGAAACAGATTTTTTTGAAGACAATGTCGCGATGGATGTTCAAGCATCCATTCCCCGGAACACATGGGTAAAGGGGAGAGGTGCAAACATCGAAATAAAGGGGACATTCGATATCAAAAAGGAATACGGTGGACATATTAAAATATTCGGTACTGCAAACACAGTTCGAGGAAGTTATAAAATTTTGGGAAAGCTATTTACAATTCGGCGAGGAACTGTGAGTTTTCGCGGACAGGATGAAATCAATCCTTTACTCGATATCCAGGCTCTTTATGAGGTATCAAATGTAAACGCATTCATTAATATCGTTGGTACTGCCAAGAAACCTGAAATAAAGTTCAGCAGTGATCCTCCTATGCAAGAATCCGATATTTTATCTTATATCGTATTTGGTACTTCTACCGATAAGATCGGCTCGGGTGAGAGAAACTCACTGCAGGGCATTGCAACAGGAATTGCAGGAGGCATAGCGGTAAATGAACTCAAGGGCGTCCTTGGCGAGGATTTATCGCCGGATGTTTTGAGAATCGGTAGCGGACAGGGCGGGACCGAAATCGAAGTAGGGAAGTACTTAACAGAAAACTTGTATGTTTCGTATCAAAGAGGCTCGCAGGACTCTGCACTTGGAACTAGCACCCTTACCACCGATTGGGTTTTTATCGAATATGAAATTTTTGATTTTTTAACATTGGATAGTCAAGTTGGCGGTGAGAATTCAGGTGCAGATTTATTTTATAATTTCAACTTCTGA